The segment CGACCCGACCCCGTCGACACACAGCGGCCTCACCGCCAAGCAGGACGTTTGGCTCACCGAGTGCAATCAGCGACTCACTCGGCTGGCGGGACAGCACCAAGTCGGCAAAAATCTGGTATTAGGGACCGTACCGCTCGATCCCATGTTGCAATGGCAGGAACAGTTGATCACTGACAAGGACGTGGTGGCCGGCGTCGCGAAGCAGGAGACGCGGAACGCCTTCGATTCGTTGGCGAGGCGCCTCGTCGACGACTCTGCCTGGGAGACCCTATGACGGTAGCCCCGCACCGCCCCCGTTCGGTCTACCGGGAGACGGCGGCCGAGCCAACCGCTCCCTCTGTGGGACTCTCACACGTCTCACTCGAGCTGGGCCACCTCTACATGGAGGATCTGCAGGCGGCGGAGAGCGAGAGCCGGCTCGCCGAGCACTTTCGGAGCGTCTCGCACTGGCTCGAGGCCATCAAGTCGATGGGTCGCTGGGGCATCAAGTCACCACGGGTCAGCACCTGCTTTCTGATCGACGACTACTTCAGCCGCCTCGACGAACCGGCAGTGATCATCAAGAAGGTGGTCGACGCCGCTGCCAAGAGCGGGGTGATCATCGACTACATCGCCCGCGAGTCGAGTTGCGCCGAGTTCGGGACGACCAAGCTGGCGCAGCAGGTCTTCAACTCGATCGTGCCGGAGGCCCTGCCCGGCGCCAACGGGAGCCGGCCCCCGCTCAAGGAGAGCGGCTGGCTGGCGAACGGCCGCCGGTCCTTCGACCCCGCGGTCGCGCCGGCCATGGCGGGCGAGACGTGGCGCAGCCCCGAGCAGACCGCCGCCAATCGGCACTCGATCTTCATGGACGTGCAGATCCGGGACAACCTGTGGTCGTGCTCCTTCCTCGCCGCGGTGTGGCAGCTCCTGCGCCTGGGCCTGCTCCGGCCGGAGGAGAAGCAGCTCACCAAGCCGGTGAGGCTGGCCGGTGACTATCCGACCGACTGGTCCGATCTGCCCCCGGTGATCAAGCTGACCAACACCAACAACCCGTTCTGCGCATACCGGAGTTTCTCCATCCTCCCGACCCGCTTCATGGAGGTCGAGATGGCTGCGCGCACGGTTCTGCACCAGGTCGGGCTCGATCCGCTGATCATGGAAGACCTCAACGACCGGGCCGCCGACGAGGGGATCAAGCTGCCGCCCGAGATCCTCGACCGCATCGATTACGCCTTCATCAACGACTGGTCTCCCGCCACCGGCCGCTGAGGCGCAACAGGTTGGCCGCGGTGCTGCTGACGGCGAAGTCGTCGTCATGGGTGCAGTAGGACAGGACCTCCTGCACGTCGTCGAGGTGCGCGACCGGCTCCAGGGTCTCCACCGCTGCGCGCCGCACCTCGTGCTGCTCGGCGGCCCGGGCCAGCACCAGCACCTCCGTGCGGACCGCGTCGTCGGTGAGCCAGCCGGCCAGCGCCCGGATCACCACCTGCCGGATCGCCGGTTCGCTGTCGGCGAGCCGGGCCAGCAGGTCGTCCCGCAGCTCCTCCTGTGGGAGCGCCGCGGCCGCGCCCGCCGCCGCGGCGACCACGGCCGGGTCTGCGTCGTACCGGACCCGGTCGCGGAAGACCTCGGCGGCGGTCTTCGGGTCGGCGCCGGTGCCGAGCAGTTCCACCGCGACCGCGCGGATCTCCGGTTTCGGGTCTCTGGTGGCCCGGTCCGCGATCACGTTCCACAACGGGGCGGCGTTGGCGGTGTCGCCCACCGCAGCGGCCGCCGCGGCGGCGAAGACCTCACCCACGCTGTCGTGGGAGAGCCGGTCCAGCAGCACCGCGGCGAGGTCGACCCCGGACGGGCAGAACCCGATCAGCACCTGGAGCGCGGCCAGCCGGATCTGCGGATGATGCCCGTCGCCGGTGAGCAGCACCAGCTCGCCGCCGGACGGCGGGTCCAGGGGCCGGCCGCAGAGACCGCGCAGGGCGGCCGCGCGGATCTCGGTGTCCCGATCGTTCACCGCGGCCCGGATCAGCGCCTGTGTCGCGGACTCGCTGCGATCCGCGGCGAGCAGTTCGACGGCGGCGCGCCGGACCGGCGGGGTCGGGTCCTTACCGGCGAGGCGGATCAGCAGATCCTGGCGGGCCGGAGTCTCGGGCAGATCCGTCAGCCCCTGCACCGCGGCCAGCCGAACAGACGGCTCGTCGTCGCCCGCCGCGGCCGTCAGGGTGGCCTCCAGGCGGGGGTAGGAGCGGTAGGAGCCGCTCAGCGTACGCACCACGGCGCGCCGCATCACCTCGTCCGGCTCGGTGACCAGGCGGGTCACCAGCGCCTCCCATGACCGGTCCCGCGGCCGTTGACCACGGGCGGCCAGGGCGACTGCCGCGTCCCGGACCACGAGCCCGTCCACGTCCTCGCGGATCCGCTCGATCAGGGCGCCTTCCGGGCCGCTGCGGCCGAGCAGCCCGACCGCGGTGCGGCGGACCCCGGCGGACTCACCGGTACGCAAACGGGTCAGCAGCAGCTCGCGAGCCTCCCCGTCGGTGTCGGCCCGGGGCAGCAGCACCGCGGCGGCCGCTTCCACGACCTCCGGCGCCGGGTCGCGGCGGCAGGCGTCCATCAGCGCCTCCCTCACCCGGCCGGAGAGCTGCCCGCTGCGGGCCAGGATCCGGACCGCCCCGGCGCGCACGGCTGGATGATGGTCGTCGCGCCGGGAGGTCAGCAGGATCTCCTCGACCTCCGGCTCACCGCTCAGGCGCTCACCGAGAATCTGTACGGCCGCCAGCCGAACCGTCGAGAATGCGTCCTCACCCGCCGCCTCGAAGAGCACGTCCCGCGCCTCGGTGTAGACCGCGACCAGGGGCGCCAGCGCCTGAACCGCGGCGAGGCGGACGACCGCCGGCCCGGTGTGTGCCACCCTCAGCAGCGGCTCCAGCGCGGCCCGGCCCTGCTCGGTGGCCTCGTGCCGGACCGCCTGCTGCGCCAGCTCGCCCAGGCCGGCCACCGCGGCGCAGACGATCCGGACGTCGGCGTCGGCGAGCTGGGACTCGAATTTCGCCTTCAGCCGCTCCCCCGGCTGCGCGAGGATCGCCGCGAGCCGGGCCGCCGAGACCGCGGCCGGGTTGCCGACGATCCGCACGCCCTCCCGTAGGTACCACCCCAGGTAGGTCTCGCCGTCCGGCCAGCTCGAACCGACCGCCTCGACGGCCGGGATCAGCTCGTCGACCAGCAGGTCCGCGTACGCCGAACCGGGCTCAGACGGTGTCGCCGCGCAGTGTTCCAGAACCAGGCCGACCTGCCGCAACACCAGACCGGCGGCATGCCCGGCGCCCCCGATCGGATGAATCCCGGCCAGGCACTGCACGGCCAGCGCCACGTTCCACGGTGGGTCGGCCGGCGGATCCCGGTGCCAGTCCGGGTTGATCTCGGTGACGAGCAGCTCGACGAGATCGGCCGCCAGCGGCACCCGCAGCTGGCCGGCGACCAGCCGCAGCGTCTCCCGCCAGCCCGGGTCCGCCCACCGCTCCCGGAACAGGGTCCGGATCTCCTCGAACGAGGACTCGTGCCGCTTGAAGCGCTCGACGATCGCCCACGCGCAGTAGAACTCCAAAAAGGTCCGGTGCACGAAGCGGTAGTCGGCGTGACCGGCGCGGCCCAGCACGAAGCTGCGCGTCTGCAACTGCTCGATGGCCTGCTTGGCGGACGCCTTCGCCTCCGCCCAGTTCGACCCCTGCTGCTCCAGGTGCCGGGCGAAGATCTGCCGGAGCTGGTCGCCGCCGACGTCGTCGCCGTGCGGTCCGAGCCGGCCGGACATCATGTCGAAGGCCAGCGAGCGGAGCAGCTTGTGCTTCTCCTCGGCGTCGAGGAACTGCGAGGTGGTCGGGGTGTCCACCAGCCGGCTGTCGTCCCAGCTGTCCACCAATGTCTCGGCGGCCTTGCGGTAGAGCCGCCACCGCTGTTTCGGCAGCATGTGGTGCCGCCCGAGCACCGCGAGGATGCTGAGCAGCATCGGGTTTCCGGCCAGCTCGGTGAGCTCCGGCGAGCGGCGGATGGTGCTGAGAACCACCTCGCGCCGGGCCGCGGCGTCGGTCTCGGCCACCGCCTGGAACCAGCGGTTCATGAACTCTGCGGTCTGTTCCGGCGAGAACCGTTGCAGCGTGTGATGGGCGAAGCCGGCAGCGGCCAGAGCGGCCCGGTTGTACTCCGCGGGGCGGGTGGTCACCACGACCCGGGCGTTCGCGAAACTCTCGGCGAAAGCCGCGATCTGTCCGGCCGTCTCCTCGCGGACACGCCGGTCGATGATCTCGTCGAGACCGTCGAAGACCACCACCGCCGGGTCACCGCGGGCCAGATGCAGGTGCAGGCCGTCGGGCTCCTCCTGGTAGCCGTCGGAGGCCGCGCGATACGCCAGGTACTCCCGGAAGTTGCGGCACTGGCCGGCGGCGACGGCCCCCGCGTACGACCGGAGCTCGATCAGGATCGGCAGGTGATCGGCGAGGGTGGCCAGGCGCTCGTCGCCGTGCGCGCGGGCCAGAGCGAGCGCGAGGTGGCGGACGACCGCCGACTTGCCGGCACCGGCGTCGCCGATCAGCACCAGACGGTGCTGGTCGCGCCCGCAGATCACGTCGAAGACCGGCTGCCCGGGCCAGGACATCGGCAGCGCCGACCGGTCGAGGCGCTCCGAGTCGGC is part of the Actinoplanes sp. NBC_00393 genome and harbors:
- a CDS encoding SCO2522 family protein, with the protein product MTVAPHRPRSVYRETAAEPTAPSVGLSHVSLELGHLYMEDLQAAESESRLAEHFRSVSHWLEAIKSMGRWGIKSPRVSTCFLIDDYFSRLDEPAVIIKKVVDAAAKSGVIIDYIARESSCAEFGTTKLAQQVFNSIVPEALPGANGSRPPLKESGWLANGRRSFDPAVAPAMAGETWRSPEQTAANRHSIFMDVQIRDNLWSCSFLAAVWQLLRLGLLRPEEKQLTKPVRLAGDYPTDWSDLPPVIKLTNTNNPFCAYRSFSILPTRFMEVEMAARTVLHQVGLDPLIMEDLNDRAADEGIKLPPEILDRIDYAFINDWSPATGR
- a CDS encoding HEAT repeat domain-containing protein, producing MTEAYISATFEDLKECRQAVREALELFGLSFRTMEKYFAGSRTPLARCLADVESCDIYIGIFAWNYGDTPPKQSKSFTHLEYEHAVARGKDCLIFLLDPEAPWPVKFVDRGPRSAQVDALRKVLQTEHLCNFFSSPGQLALLVYGAVHKLLEEQAQEEGPASAGPVLPGLSPAATEHYFERLRQQYGGLDLLNLNPQEYLGTQLLDVFVEPRARAEQPPELDRPPRGSADSERLDRSALPMSWPGQPVFDVICGRDQHRLVLIGDAGAGKSAVVRHLALALARAHGDERLATLADHLPILIELRSYAGAVAAGQCRNFREYLAYRAASDGYQEEPDGLHLHLARGDPAVVVFDGLDEIIDRRVREETAGQIAAFAESFANARVVVTTRPAEYNRAALAAAGFAHHTLQRFSPEQTAEFMNRWFQAVAETDAAARREVVLSTIRRSPELTELAGNPMLLSILAVLGRHHMLPKQRWRLYRKAAETLVDSWDDSRLVDTPTTSQFLDAEEKHKLLRSLAFDMMSGRLGPHGDDVGGDQLRQIFARHLEQQGSNWAEAKASAKQAIEQLQTRSFVLGRAGHADYRFVHRTFLEFYCAWAIVERFKRHESSFEEIRTLFRERWADPGWRETLRLVAGQLRVPLAADLVELLVTEINPDWHRDPPADPPWNVALAVQCLAGIHPIGGAGHAAGLVLRQVGLVLEHCAATPSEPGSAYADLLVDELIPAVEAVGSSWPDGETYLGWYLREGVRIVGNPAAVSAARLAAILAQPGERLKAKFESQLADADVRIVCAAVAGLGELAQQAVRHEATEQGRAALEPLLRVAHTGPAVVRLAAVQALAPLVAVYTEARDVLFEAAGEDAFSTVRLAAVQILGERLSGEPEVEEILLTSRRDDHHPAVRAGAVRILARSGQLSGRVREALMDACRRDPAPEVVEAAAAVLLPRADTDGEARELLLTRLRTGESAGVRRTAVGLLGRSGPEGALIERIREDVDGLVVRDAAVALAARGQRPRDRSWEALVTRLVTEPDEVMRRAVVRTLSGSYRSYPRLEATLTAAAGDDEPSVRLAAVQGLTDLPETPARQDLLIRLAGKDPTPPVRRAAVELLAADRSESATQALIRAAVNDRDTEIRAAALRGLCGRPLDPPSGGELVLLTGDGHHPQIRLAALQVLIGFCPSGVDLAAVLLDRLSHDSVGEVFAAAAAAAVGDTANAAPLWNVIADRATRDPKPEIRAVAVELLGTGADPKTAAEVFRDRVRYDADPAVVAAAAGAAAALPQEELRDDLLARLADSEPAIRQVVIRALAGWLTDDAVRTEVLVLARAAEQHEVRRAAVETLEPVAHLDDVQEVLSYCTHDDDFAVSSTAANLLRLSGRWRETSR